In the Victivallis sp. Marseille-Q1083 genome, one interval contains:
- a CDS encoding rhamnulokinase family protein, translating into MTTNYLAFDLGASSGRAMIGTIHAGKLSLTEVHRFANGPLERDGALYWDLPALSAELETGIRKAAAACPNLAAIGIDTWGVDYCLFKRGTRELVRLPYNYRDPRTGAIPPEVFRKIGRSQLYRRTGMQFMPINTLYQLLAHHRQHPEDFVDSFLLPVPDALGYLLGGNPTCEYTDASTSNLLNPRTCDWDYELLDLLGLPRALFPPVVPPGSDNGTLSEALQQRCHCGPIRLVKVGSHDTASAVAAVPAPVDRPWAYISCGTWALLGAEVPAPILSAEAEAAAFTNEGGLAGRIRFLTNIMGSWLFQEVRRVWNESGRKISFAEMEAMAAAAPGWRFLINPNDSSFLTPGDMPAQIAAFCRRTGQGDLPDDAALLRCIYDSLALCFRAKLETLQQLIGVEYGCLNIIGGGVKDRRLLRSTASALGIPVVGGPVEATATGNIIAQAMATGVLPDLEAGREMVKCSFALDTVQPVESEKSQWDAAMPRFRQLAG; encoded by the coding sequence ATGACGACCAATTATCTCGCTTTCGATCTGGGCGCGTCAAGCGGCCGGGCAATGATCGGCACGATCCATGCCGGGAAATTGAGCTTGACCGAGGTGCACCGCTTTGCCAATGGACCGTTGGAGCGCGACGGGGCGCTCTATTGGGATTTGCCGGCGCTGAGTGCCGAATTGGAGACCGGCATTCGAAAGGCGGCGGCGGCCTGTCCGAACCTGGCGGCGATCGGCATCGACACCTGGGGGGTCGATTACTGTCTCTTCAAGCGCGGCACCCGGGAGTTGGTGCGGCTGCCCTACAATTACCGTGATCCGCGCACCGGTGCAATTCCGCCGGAGGTGTTCCGGAAGATCGGCCGGAGCCAGTTGTACCGGCGCACCGGCATGCAGTTCATGCCGATCAACACGCTCTACCAACTCCTTGCCCACCACCGGCAGCACCCGGAGGATTTCGTCGACAGTTTTCTGCTGCCGGTTCCGGACGCCCTGGGGTATCTGCTCGGCGGCAACCCGACTTGCGAGTATACCGACGCTTCGACCAGCAACCTGCTGAATCCGCGGACTTGCGACTGGGATTACGAGCTGCTGGACCTGCTCGGCTTGCCCCGTGCCCTTTTCCCGCCGGTGGTGCCGCCCGGCTCCGACAACGGAACTTTGAGTGAAGCATTGCAGCAGCGTTGCCATTGCGGCCCGATCCGGCTGGTCAAGGTCGGTTCGCACGACACTGCCAGCGCGGTGGCGGCGGTGCCGGCGCCGGTCGACCGGCCGTGGGCCTATATCAGTTGCGGCACCTGGGCTTTGCTGGGCGCCGAAGTGCCGGCGCCGATTCTGAGCGCTGAAGCGGAAGCGGCGGCCTTCACCAATGAAGGCGGGCTGGCCGGCCGAATTCGTTTCCTGACCAATATCATGGGCAGTTGGCTGTTTCAGGAGGTGCGCCGGGTCTGGAATGAAAGCGGCCGGAAAATTTCGTTTGCCGAAATGGAAGCGATGGCCGCCGCCGCGCCGGGCTGGCGTTTCCTGATCAATCCCAACGACAGTTCGTTTCTGACGCCGGGCGACATGCCGGCTCAGATTGCTGCATTTTGCCGTCGAACCGGCCAGGGCGATCTGCCCGATGATGCCGCGCTGCTGCGGTGCATTTACGACTCGCTGGCGCTCTGTTTCCGCGCCAAGCTGGAAACGCTGCAGCAGTTGATCGGCGTCGAATACGGCTGCTTGAACATCATCGGCGGCGGCGTCAAGGACCGGCGGTTGCTCCGGTCGACTGCCAGTGCGCTCGGCATTCCGGTGGTCGGCGGGCCGGTGGAAGCGACGGCGACCGGCAATATCATCGCCCAGGCGATGGCGACCGGCGTGCTGCCGGATCTGGAAGCCGGCCGCGAAATGGTCAAATGTTCCTTCGCGCTGGATACCGTTCAGCCGGTGGAGTCGGAAAAATCGCAGTGGGACGCGGCGATGCCGCGTTTCCGGCAGTTGGCCGGCTGA
- a CDS encoding ThuA domain-containing protein, whose product MQKIKVTIWNEFRHEKNDLPVKAIYPAGMHRAIADGIAAEDLEIRLASLDEPEQGLPDALLASTDVLFWWGHRFHAEVADALVEKIQRRVLGGMGLVALHSSHMSKIFRALMGTSCTLICRVAGERERLWTVDPSHPIAAGIGRCIELEREEMYGERFDIPDDGHLIFNSWFEGGEVFRSGVAFQRGLGRIFYFAPGHEEYPTYFHADILRVLGNAARWAAPVLPPQELRCEKVPPREQLGRAR is encoded by the coding sequence ATGCAGAAGATCAAAGTTACCATCTGGAATGAATTCCGGCATGAGAAAAACGATTTGCCGGTCAAAGCGATTTATCCGGCGGGGATGCATCGGGCGATTGCCGACGGCATCGCCGCGGAAGATCTGGAAATCCGCCTGGCTTCCCTGGATGAGCCGGAACAGGGATTGCCGGACGCGCTGCTGGCGTCAACCGATGTGCTGTTCTGGTGGGGACATCGTTTCCATGCGGAAGTGGCCGATGCGCTGGTGGAGAAAATCCAGCGGCGGGTGCTCGGCGGCATGGGGCTGGTGGCCTTGCATTCCAGCCATATGTCCAAAATTTTCCGCGCCCTGATGGGAACCAGCTGTACGCTGATCTGCCGGGTGGCCGGCGAACGCGAACGGTTGTGGACCGTCGATCCGTCCCACCCGATTGCCGCCGGCATCGGCCGCTGTATCGAACTCGAACGGGAGGAGATGTACGGCGAACGGTTCGATATTCCGGATGACGGGCATTTGATTTTCAATTCCTGGTTTGAAGGCGGCGAAGTATTTCGCAGCGGCGTGGCTTTCCAGCGCGGGCTGGGCAGAATTTTCTATTTTGCGCCCGGGCACGAAGAATATCCGACTTATTTTCACGCCGATATTCTGCGGGTGCTGGGCAATGCGGCGCGGTGGGCGGCGCCGGTTTTGCCGCCGCAGGAGCTGCGCTGTGAAAAAGTGCCGCCGCGGGAACAGTTGGGAAGGGCGCGTTGA
- a CDS encoding ABC transporter ATP-binding protein — translation MPLLAVNDLKVYYPVRTGLFGRPGMVRAVDGVSFELEAGETVGLVGESGCGKSTLGRALVRLETPNGGSIRIDDTDIATLHGRTLRHARKKFQMIFQDPYGSLNPRLTVYAALDEVLHLHTFLNSEERLKRIVELLELVGLESAHLYRYPHQFSGGQRQRIGIARALAAEPKLIVADEPVSALDVSVQAQIINLLQDIQRQTDTAFLFIAHDLGVVEHISRRILVMYLGKIVEAGPAAELCARPVHPYTQALLSAVPVLDAARRRQRIMLKGDVPSPLNPPGGCSFHPRCPKAQAICRRQVPPLRSYQSPERQCACFFPDCEQ, via the coding sequence ATGCCGTTGCTCGCCGTCAACGATTTGAAAGTTTATTATCCGGTGCGTACCGGGCTCTTCGGTCGGCCCGGGATGGTGCGTGCCGTCGACGGCGTCAGTTTCGAGCTGGAAGCCGGCGAGACGGTCGGCCTGGTCGGGGAAAGCGGTTGCGGCAAAAGCACTCTGGGCCGGGCGCTGGTGCGTCTGGAGACGCCGAACGGCGGCAGCATCCGCATCGACGATACCGACATTGCCACGCTGCACGGCCGGACTTTGCGGCACGCCAGAAAAAAATTTCAGATGATTTTCCAGGACCCTTACGGGTCGCTGAATCCGCGCCTGACGGTTTACGCCGCGCTGGATGAAGTGTTGCACCTGCATACCTTCCTCAATTCGGAGGAGCGCCTGAAACGCATCGTCGAACTGCTGGAACTGGTCGGGTTGGAAAGCGCCCATCTGTACCGTTACCCCCACCAGTTCAGCGGCGGCCAGCGCCAGCGCATCGGCATCGCCCGGGCATTGGCGGCGGAACCGAAGCTGATCGTCGCCGACGAGCCGGTTTCGGCGCTGGATGTCAGTGTCCAGGCCCAGATCATCAATCTGCTGCAGGATATCCAGCGGCAGACCGACACGGCGTTTCTGTTTATCGCCCATGACCTTGGTGTCGTCGAGCATATCAGTCGGCGAATTTTAGTCATGTATCTCGGAAAAATCGTCGAAGCCGGACCGGCCGCTGAATTGTGCGCCCGGCCCGTTCATCCCTATACCCAAGCATTGTTGTCGGCAGTCCCGGTATTGGATGCCGCCCGGCGGCGCCAGCGGATTATGCTCAAGGGCGATGTACCGTCGCCTTTGAATCCGCCCGGCGGCTGCAGTTTTCACCCGCGTTGTCCCAAAGCACAAGCCATTTGCCGGCGACAGGTGCCGCCGTTGCGTTCCTATCAATCGCCCGAACGGCAATGCGCCTGCTTTTTTCCGGATTGCGAGCAATAA
- a CDS encoding sugar phosphate isomerase/epimerase yields MLKPLSVQLYSLRDAASKDFVSVLKWVAKVGYKGVEPAGFWDLRPSEFKKMIEDLGLKMYSSHSPWARSGNLGETMEIASILGLNKIVCGYGPDEFKDLDAIKATAEQTNRMQEVLERNGFTLFQHNHDFEFQRIDGKLKYEIYRELCPKVKYQIDCFWSTNLGAEDPVEMLKLFARDTILLHMKDGTVKQKVDGKKMVNGILDREVNLLPLGTGELPIKQLIAAMPEQVETITVELDYCNIDMFTALEQSYRYMTENGLAAGNK; encoded by the coding sequence ATGTTGAAACCGTTGTCCGTACAGTTGTATTCGCTTCGCGACGCTGCCAGCAAAGATTTTGTCAGCGTTCTCAAATGGGTGGCCAAAGTCGGCTACAAGGGGGTGGAGCCGGCCGGATTCTGGGATTTGCGGCCTTCGGAATTCAAGAAGATGATCGAAGATCTCGGCTTGAAAATGTACTCTTCGCATTCGCCGTGGGCGCGCAGCGGCAATCTGGGAGAAACGATGGAAATCGCCAGCATCCTCGGACTCAATAAGATCGTCTGCGGTTACGGTCCGGACGAATTCAAGGACCTTGATGCGATCAAAGCGACGGCCGAACAGACCAACCGCATGCAGGAGGTGTTGGAGCGCAACGGCTTCACGCTGTTCCAGCACAACCACGATTTTGAATTCCAGCGTATCGACGGCAAGCTCAAATATGAAATTTACCGGGAACTCTGCCCGAAAGTCAAATACCAGATCGATTGTTTCTGGTCGACCAACCTCGGCGCCGAAGATCCGGTCGAAATGTTGAAACTGTTCGCCAGGGACACCATCCTGCTGCACATGAAAGACGGCACCGTCAAGCAGAAGGTCGACGGTAAAAAGATGGTCAACGGCATTCTCGACCGCGAAGTCAACCTGTTGCCGCTCGGCACCGGCGAACTGCCGATCAAGCAGTTGATCGCCGCCATGCCGGAGCAGGTGGAAACCATCACCGTCGAGCTGGATTATTGCAACATCGACATGTTCACCGCTCTTGAGCAGAGCTATCGGTATATGACGGAAAACGGTTTGGCCGCCGGCAACAAATAA
- a CDS encoding alpha-galactosidase, whose translation MSIIYYPDHQVFKLDTNQTTYAFRVDEYGYLEQLHFGGRISDGAEAAALGFRLFRSFCPYPDGGTPLLSRDHMAQEYSTHAVGDYRTAAAIVRTADGVNSTDLKYVSHRIYSGKKPLPGLPASFATPESPAETLEIVLIDAVSQVEFILSYSVFACCDVIARSVRVVNRSPRPVYLEKVMSCCLALPNRPLDLITLDGSYARERHVTRAALRQGTQSVGSRRTSSSHQHNPAFMLADRTATEESGEAWGVCLVYSGSFLCEVELDQFNRSRSCAGIHPEDFEWELPPGGEFQAPEALLAYSDGGLSKLSHHFHDVLRRNLCRRQWSGRKRPVLVNNWEATYFDFNAEKLLNIAAAAAELGIEMMVLDDGWFGKRDDDRSSLGDWFVNAAKIGELGELVGRINALGIKFGLWFEPEMISENSELFRLHPEWVLTAPGRVRSLGRHQLVLNMAEPAVVDYLFAAISRILASANIEYVKWDMNRQPAEMYSPSLPPERQKELGHRYVLGVYELHRRLLEAFPELLIEGCSGGGGRFDAGMLYYAPQIWTSDNTDAIERLKIQAGTSLFYPASSLGAHVSACPNHQTGRMTPLETRGNVALAGTFGYEMDLATLNEAEREIVRRQLDDFHRFHPIIANGDLYRLTDPFGNCDYTAWEFVSKDGSEALLFYVVAHHYAHEEPRLFRLRGLQPERRYRVVESGLVLYGDTLMNAGLPMPEVPGDGASWHFQLKLVDKA comes from the coding sequence ATGAGCATTATTTATTACCCCGACCACCAGGTGTTCAAGCTGGACACCAATCAGACGACTTACGCCTTCCGGGTGGATGAGTACGGTTATCTGGAGCAGCTCCATTTCGGCGGCAGAATCAGCGATGGCGCCGAAGCGGCCGCGCTCGGATTCCGGTTGTTCCGTTCTTTCTGTCCTTATCCGGACGGCGGAACGCCGTTGCTTTCCCGGGATCACATGGCGCAGGAATATTCCACCCATGCGGTCGGGGATTATCGAACGGCGGCGGCGATCGTCCGGACCGCCGACGGCGTCAACAGCACCGATCTGAAGTACGTTTCCCATCGGATTTATTCCGGCAAAAAGCCGTTGCCGGGCTTGCCTGCTTCGTTTGCGACGCCGGAATCGCCGGCGGAAACGCTGGAAATCGTTCTGATCGACGCAGTCAGCCAGGTGGAATTTATTTTGAGTTATTCGGTATTCGCCTGCTGCGACGTCATCGCCCGCAGCGTCCGGGTGGTCAACCGTTCGCCCCGGCCGGTTTATCTGGAAAAAGTGATGAGCTGCTGCCTGGCGCTGCCGAACCGGCCGTTGGACCTGATCACGCTCGACGGTTCCTATGCGCGGGAACGTCATGTGACGCGCGCCGCTTTGCGGCAGGGAACCCAGTCGGTTGGCAGCCGCCGGACTTCGAGCAGCCACCAGCACAATCCGGCTTTCATGCTGGCCGACCGGACCGCGACCGAAGAAAGCGGCGAAGCCTGGGGTGTCTGCCTGGTGTACAGCGGCAGTTTCCTCTGTGAAGTGGAACTCGACCAGTTCAACCGTTCCCGCTCCTGCGCCGGCATCCATCCGGAGGATTTTGAATGGGAATTGCCGCCGGGCGGCGAATTTCAGGCGCCGGAGGCGCTGCTCGCCTATTCGGACGGCGGCTTGAGCAAACTGTCGCATCATTTCCATGATGTTTTGCGCCGCAATTTGTGCCGTCGTCAGTGGAGCGGCCGGAAGCGGCCGGTGCTGGTCAACAACTGGGAAGCGACCTACTTCGACTTCAATGCGGAAAAATTGCTGAATATCGCCGCTGCCGCCGCCGAACTCGGCATTGAAATGATGGTGCTGGACGACGGCTGGTTCGGCAAGCGTGACGATGACCGTTCGTCGCTGGGCGACTGGTTCGTCAATGCGGCGAAAATCGGCGAGCTGGGGGAATTGGTCGGCAGGATCAATGCGCTCGGCATCAAGTTCGGACTGTGGTTCGAGCCGGAGATGATTTCGGAGAACAGCGAACTGTTCCGTCTCCATCCGGAGTGGGTGCTCACCGCGCCGGGCCGGGTCCGGTCGCTGGGACGTCATCAACTGGTGTTGAATATGGCGGAACCGGCGGTGGTCGATTATCTCTTTGCGGCGATCAGCCGAATTCTGGCTTCGGCCAATATCGAATATGTCAAATGGGATATGAACCGGCAGCCGGCCGAAATGTATTCGCCGTCGCTGCCGCCGGAACGTCAGAAAGAACTCGGGCACCGTTACGTGCTCGGCGTCTACGAACTTCACCGCCGGCTGCTGGAAGCCTTTCCGGAACTGCTGATCGAAGGCTGTTCCGGCGGCGGCGGACGGTTCGACGCCGGTATGCTTTACTATGCGCCGCAGATCTGGACCAGCGACAACACCGATGCGATTGAACGGCTGAAAATCCAGGCCGGAACGTCGTTGTTCTATCCGGCTTCGTCGCTCGGCGCGCATGTATCGGCTTGCCCGAATCATCAGACCGGGCGGATGACGCCGCTGGAAACCCGCGGCAATGTCGCGTTGGCCGGGACGTTCGGATATGAGATGGATTTGGCGACATTGAATGAAGCCGAGCGTGAAATAGTCCGCCGGCAGCTCGACGATTTTCACCGTTTCCATCCGATCATTGCCAACGGCGATCTGTATCGGCTGACCGATCCGTTCGGCAACTGCGATTACACGGCCTGGGAGTTCGTTTCCAAAGACGGCAGTGAAGCGTTGCTGTTCTATGTGGTGGCGCATCATTACGCGCATGAGGAGCCGCGGCTGTTCCGGTTGCGCGGCTTGCAGCCGGAGCGGCGTTACCGGGTCGTTGAATCCGGCCTGGTCCTGTACGGCGATACGCTGATGAATGCCGGCCTGCCGATGCCGGAGGTTCCCGGCGACGGCGCCAGTTGGCACTTCCAGTTGAAGCTGGTGGACAAAGCTTGA
- a CDS encoding Gfo/Idh/MocA family protein, with translation MEKLRIGIIGLGMGRRHIAAFWNHPAGEVVAISDIDVPLMERVKAEYGIAGAYVDAEEMLAREKLDVACVAVPNYLHKHFTVAALEAGCHVFCEKPMALSAAEAQQMLDTATRTGKRLGIDFRFRFAPQSVAMKELLERGELGEIYYGRTVWLRRHRFPGFGGWFGKKAQSGGGPMIDLGVHRLDLALWLMGYPEPEWVMGTTYNRIGAPLAAGSGKQFDVEDLACGFVRFKNGATLEVAASWAGHIRQMNEISTRLLGTNGGLYQYNVGDNYDFEVECYRDIGGMPFDAKLHPPIPDCHDACYSFLDALVKGVPFLVDPQDGVTVMKLLDAFYESAAGGRPVRV, from the coding sequence ATGGAGAAATTGCGGATCGGAATTATCGGGCTTGGCATGGGGCGGCGGCATATCGCCGCCTTTTGGAACCATCCGGCCGGTGAAGTGGTGGCGATTTCCGATATCGACGTGCCGTTGATGGAACGGGTCAAAGCGGAATACGGGATCGCCGGCGCTTATGTCGACGCCGAAGAGATGCTGGCCAGGGAAAAATTGGACGTCGCCTGCGTGGCCGTGCCGAATTATCTGCACAAACATTTTACCGTCGCCGCGCTGGAGGCCGGCTGCCATGTGTTCTGCGAGAAACCGATGGCGCTGTCCGCCGCGGAAGCGCAGCAGATGCTTGACACGGCGACCCGGACCGGCAAACGGCTCGGCATCGATTTCCGGTTCCGGTTCGCGCCGCAGTCGGTGGCGATGAAGGAATTGCTGGAGCGCGGCGAACTCGGGGAAATCTATTACGGGCGGACCGTCTGGCTGCGCCGCCACCGTTTTCCCGGCTTCGGCGGCTGGTTCGGCAAAAAGGCGCAGTCCGGCGGCGGGCCGATGATCGATCTCGGGGTGCACCGGCTCGATCTGGCATTGTGGCTGATGGGATACCCGGAACCGGAATGGGTGATGGGAACGACTTACAACAGGATCGGGGCGCCGCTGGCGGCCGGCAGCGGCAAGCAGTTCGATGTCGAAGACCTGGCCTGCGGTTTTGTCCGGTTTAAAAACGGCGCGACATTGGAAGTGGCCGCTTCCTGGGCCGGCCATATCCGGCAGATGAATGAAATTTCCACCCGGCTGCTGGGGACCAACGGCGGACTGTATCAGTATAACGTCGGCGACAATTATGACTTCGAGGTGGAATGTTACCGGGACATCGGCGGGATGCCGTTCGACGCCAAGCTGCATCCGCCGATTCCGGACTGTCATGATGCCTGTTATTCCTTTCTGGACGCGCTGGTCAAAGGAGTGCCGTTCCTGGTCGATCCGCAGGATGGCGTGACGGTGATGAAACTTCTGGATGCCTTCTACGAGTCGGCTGCCGGGGGCAGGCCGGTTCGGGTTTGA
- a CDS encoding ABC transporter substrate-binding protein, with protein sequence MPSVISGCSRLWRRLSIALLLSAALAGCSPSDDADPPQTIYLANGGRVKTLDPALAEDLASRNMVAAIYDTLLQYDYTARPYRLIPSMLQEMPQWNADLTSCTFTLRDDLYFTADPCFGAAGPAARKITSGDVVYSLLRIADGRTYSPVFWMFRGKITGIDAFREKTLNQAADDFSAYDAGIPGLEILDDRRFVIHLDQPDPRFLYNLAIPYAAVVSRRAVEFYGEKFAEHPVGSGPFRLQDWLRDYRLVLDRNPDYRLEYYPLAADPADREKALPLSDRIVVYNIKQPLTAWLLFLQGNLDMSKLDKDNFDIVVGGGRQLAPALVARGVELLRAPEFEIQYVGFNFTDPVLGKNLWLRRAIAAAYNIAGRVEYSNYQMLPTQGPVPPGVAGCDPDWQNPYQQYDLEKARHYLQLAGYPGGVDPATGEPLTLSFDQNGNSALHRQMGEMMVSDMAKIGIRITANLNNSPRFFQKLRQGQMQLFRLSWIGDYPDAENFLQLFYSPNAGGSNRTFFRDPEFDRQFEAILKLPDGPERTERYETMVRYLAGQNPWIFETLPLSYQLKYRWLENFELHDFAFNRWKYLAVDAEARAAAKKTFRPLSFRELAD encoded by the coding sequence ATGCCGTCGGTGATCTCCGGTTGCAGCCGTTTGTGGCGCCGGCTGTCGATTGCGCTGTTGCTGTCGGCCGCGCTGGCCGGTTGTTCGCCGTCCGACGATGCCGACCCGCCGCAGACGATTTATCTGGCCAACGGCGGCCGGGTCAAAACGCTTGACCCGGCGTTGGCTGAAGATCTGGCGAGCCGCAATATGGTTGCGGCGATCTACGATACGCTGTTGCAATACGATTACACGGCGCGTCCGTACCGGCTGATTCCGTCGATGCTGCAGGAGATGCCGCAATGGAATGCGGATTTGACCAGTTGTACCTTCACTTTGCGGGACGATTTGTATTTCACTGCCGACCCCTGTTTCGGCGCTGCCGGCCCGGCGGCGCGGAAAATCACCAGCGGTGATGTCGTTTATTCGTTGCTGCGCATCGCCGACGGGCGGACCTACAGCCCGGTTTTCTGGATGTTCCGCGGTAAAATTACCGGCATCGATGCGTTCCGGGAAAAAACGCTCAACCAGGCGGCGGACGATTTTTCCGCCTACGACGCCGGCATTCCCGGCCTGGAGATCCTCGACGACCGGCGTTTCGTCATTCATCTCGATCAGCCGGACCCGCGTTTCCTCTACAATCTGGCCATTCCTTATGCCGCGGTGGTGTCGCGCCGGGCGGTCGAATTTTACGGCGAAAAATTTGCCGAGCATCCGGTCGGCTCCGGGCCGTTCCGGCTGCAGGACTGGCTGCGGGACTACCGGCTGGTGCTGGACCGCAATCCGGACTACCGGCTGGAGTATTATCCGCTGGCCGCCGACCCGGCCGACCGGGAGAAAGCGCTGCCGCTGAGCGACCGGATTGTCGTCTACAACATCAAACAGCCGTTGACCGCCTGGCTGCTGTTTCTGCAGGGCAATCTGGACATGAGCAAACTGGACAAGGACAATTTCGACATCGTGGTCGGCGGCGGCCGGCAATTGGCGCCGGCGCTGGTCGCGCGCGGCGTCGAACTGCTGCGGGCGCCGGAATTCGAAATTCAGTACGTCGGCTTCAATTTCACCGATCCGGTGCTCGGCAAAAATCTCTGGCTGCGCCGGGCCATTGCCGCCGCTTACAATATCGCCGGCCGGGTGGAGTATTCCAATTATCAGATGCTGCCGACCCAGGGTCCGGTTCCGCCCGGCGTTGCCGGTTGCGATCCGGACTGGCAGAATCCGTATCAGCAGTACGACCTGGAGAAGGCCAGACATTATTTGCAGTTGGCCGGTTATCCCGGCGGCGTTGATCCGGCGACCGGCGAACCGCTGACGCTGTCGTTCGACCAGAACGGCAACAGTGCGCTGCACCGCCAGATGGGGGAAATGATGGTGTCGGATATGGCCAAAATCGGCATCCGGATCACCGCCAATCTGAACAACAGTCCGCGTTTTTTCCAGAAGCTGCGCCAGGGGCAGATGCAGTTGTTCCGGCTCTCCTGGATCGGTGACTACCCGGATGCCGAAAACTTTCTGCAGCTGTTTTATTCGCCCAATGCCGGCGGCAGCAACCGGACTTTTTTCCGCGATCCGGAGTTCGACCGGCAGTTTGAAGCCATTTTGAAACTGCCGGATGGTCCGGAGCGTACGGAGCGTTATGAAACGATGGTGCGTTACCTGGCCGGACAAAACCCGTGGATTTTCGAAACGCTGCCGCTCTCCTATCAGTTGAAATACCGGTGGCTGGAAAATTTCGAACTGCATGATTTTGCTTTCAACCGCTGGAAATATCTGGCGGTGGATGCCGAAGCCAGAGCGGCGGCCAAGAAAACCTTCCGGCCGCTCTCCTTCCGTGAATTGGCCGATTGA
- a CDS encoding Gfo/Idh/MocA family protein — translation MKTTKIGIVGCGMISETYFNASKRFKNIEVIACSDIIPERSLAKFEAHGVPNMTNDELFAIPEIEIVLNLTPPQVHSEIAMDTLKAGKHAYSEKPFGVDADDAAKVMALAAKKQLRVGCAPDTFLGGGQQTARKMIDDGWIGKPLSGTAIVMGRGPEKWGQAPFFYDYGAGPMLDLGPYYVTALVNMLGPARSVTAVTTKGFDFRTFGAEVAEQYQDKYKPYDKYPVNVTTHLTGVIEFQSGAVITMVASFDVYHHGHAPIEIYGTEGSLQVPDPNTFGGPVRLFRPGYENWQEVPLPFGYTENSRSIGAADMANALKSGRPHRANGALANHVLEIMLSFDKSSKLGKKVELATTCERPAPLPLGLEDGMLDD, via the coding sequence ATGAAAACGACTAAAATCGGTATTGTCGGCTGCGGCATGATCAGCGAGACCTATTTCAATGCTTCCAAACGGTTCAAAAACATCGAGGTGATCGCCTGTTCCGACATCATCCCGGAGCGTTCCCTGGCGAAATTCGAAGCGCACGGCGTGCCGAATATGACCAATGACGAGCTGTTCGCCATCCCCGAGATCGAAATCGTCCTCAATTTGACGCCGCCGCAGGTCCATTCCGAAATCGCTATGGATACGCTGAAAGCCGGCAAACACGCCTATTCGGAGAAGCCGTTCGGTGTCGATGCCGACGACGCGGCAAAGGTGATGGCGTTGGCGGCGAAGAAGCAGTTGCGGGTCGGCTGCGCTCCGGACACTTTCCTCGGCGGCGGCCAGCAGACCGCCCGCAAGATGATCGACGACGGCTGGATCGGCAAACCGCTGTCCGGTACCGCAATCGTCATGGGCCGCGGTCCGGAGAAGTGGGGGCAGGCGCCGTTCTTCTACGATTACGGTGCCGGGCCGATGCTGGATTTGGGACCCTATTATGTGACGGCGCTGGTCAATATGCTCGGACCGGCCAGGAGCGTCACCGCCGTCACCACCAAAGGCTTCGATTTCCGTACTTTCGGCGCGGAAGTCGCCGAACAGTACCAGGACAAGTATAAGCCGTACGATAAGTATCCGGTGAATGTCACCACGCACTTGACCGGCGTCATCGAATTTCAGTCCGGCGCGGTGATTACGATGGTCGCCAGCTTCGACGTCTATCACCACGGCCACGCGCCGATCGAAATCTACGGCACCGAGGGTTCCCTGCAGGTGCCGGATCCGAATACCTTCGGCGGCCCGGTCCGGCTGTTCCGGCCCGGTTATGAAAATTGGCAGGAGGTGCCGCTGCCGTTCGGTTACACCGAAAACAGCCGCAGCATCGGCGCTGCCGATATGGCGAATGCTTTGAAGAGCGGCCGGCCGCACCGGGCGAACGGCGCACTGGCCAACCACGTGCTCGAGATCATGCTCTCCTTCGATAAATCGAGCAAACTGGGCAAAAAAGTGGAGCTGGCCACCACCTGTGAGCGGCCGGCGCCGCTGCCGCTCGGTCTGGAAGACGGGATGCTCGACGACTGA
- a CDS encoding Fur family transcriptional regulator, whose product MKDHAAKVAQLRQYLKLNNKRYTIERDRMLEAIDAMPERFTLLGLIDLARSRGYVYAASTLYRNFFAFVEAGLVNELRGVNGKIEYERNDEDCCYLHCIGCGSILKRPLPEQKTAMWEDEEFTPVTKQLHLRGYCPDCHKKLQIKKESRIK is encoded by the coding sequence ATGAAAGATCATGCCGCAAAAGTAGCACAATTGAGACAATATCTCAAACTGAACAACAAGCGTTACACCATCGAACGCGACCGGATGCTGGAAGCCATCGATGCGATGCCGGAGCGTTTCACGCTGCTGGGTTTGATCGACCTGGCGCGCAGCCGCGGTTACGTCTATGCCGCCAGTACGTTATACCGCAATTTCTTCGCTTTTGTCGAAGCGGGGCTGGTCAATGAATTGCGCGGCGTCAACGGCAAAATCGAATACGAGCGCAACGACGAAGATTGCTGTTATCTGCATTGCATCGGCTGCGGCAGCATCCTGAAACGGCCGCTGCCGGAGCAGAAGACCGCCATGTGGGAAGACGAAGAATTCACCCCGGTTACCAAGCAACTGCATTTGCGCGGCTATTGTCCCGACTGTCATAAAAAACTGCAGATAAAAAAGGAAAGCAGGATAAAATGA